The following is a genomic window from Amycolatopsis cihanbeyliensis.
TTCACTTGCGCTGGGTCGATTTGTGTGCGATAAACGGAGATGACCACGCGGGCCGGGTGTCGAACCGGCGGCCGTACCGACTCTCCTGCGAGGGACCATGACTGTCACAGCCGCATCCACACCGGTCGAGGCCGACGACCTCGCCCGCTCGGCGGGCGAGCACCTGTGGCTGCACTTCACCCGGCACTCGAGCTTCGCCGACGCGCGGGTTCCGGTGATCGTGCGCGGCGAGGGCGCCTACCTCTGGGACTCGAACGGGAAGCGGTACCTCGACGGTCTGGCGAGCCTTTTCGCCGTCCAGGTCGGGCACGGGCGGGAGGAGTTGGCCGAGGCGGCCGCGCGGCAGACCCGGCAACTCGCGTACTTCCCGCTCTGGGGGCAGGCCCACCCGACCGCGATCGAACTGGCCGAGCGGCTCGCCAACGCGGCCCCCGGCGACCTCGGTCGCGTCTTCTTCACCGTCAGTGGCGGCGAATCCGTGGAAACCGCATGGAAACTGGCCAAACAGTACTTCAAGGTGACCGGGAAACCCACCAAACACAAGGTGATCAGCCGCTCGTTGGCGTACCACGGCACCTCGCAGGGCGCGCTGTCCATCACCGGAATCCCCGCCGCCAAGCAGGATTTCGAACCCCTGGTTCCCGGTAGCCTGCGCGTACCGAACACCAACTTCTACCGGGCGCCCGAGCATGGCGACGACTACCAGGCGTTCGGCAGGTGGGCCGCCGACCAGATCGCGCAGGCCATCGAGTTCGAGGGGCCGGACACCGTCGCGGCCGTGTTCCTGGAGCCGGTGCAGAACACCGGTGGCTGTTTCCCCCCGCCACCCGGATACTTCCAGCGGGTCAGGGAAATCTGCGACCAGTATGACGTGCTGCTGGTCTCCGACGAGGTGATCTGCGCCTTCGGCAGGCTCGGCCACGAGTTCGGCGCCGCTCGTTACGGGTATCAGCCTGACCTGATCACCACAGCCAAGGGACTCACCTCCGGCTACGCACCGCTGGGCGCGGTACTGGCCGGCGAACGGTTGATGGAACCGTTCCGGCACGGCACCACCACGTTCATGCACGGCTCCACCTACGGCGGGCACCCGGTCTCCTGCGCCGTGGCGACGGCGAACCTCGAACTGCTGGAACGCGAGAACCTCTACGAGCACGTTGTATCCAAGGAGGCTTCCTTGAGGTCCACCCTGGACAAACTGCGCGACCTGCCGATCGTCGGGGACATCCGCGGCGCCGGGTTCTTCTACGGCATCGAACTCGTCAAGGACAAAGCCAGCAAGGAAACCTTCACCGACGAGGAGTCCGAACGAGTACTGCGTGGGCACCTCTCCGGCGCCTTGCTCGAGGCCGGCCTGTACTGCCGCGCCGACGACCGCGCCGAACCGGTCATCCAGCTCGCCCCGCCACTGATCTGCGACCAGCCGCAGTTCGACGAGATCGAGCAGATCCTCCGCGACGCGCTGACTGACGCCTGGACGATGCTGTAGCCGAACCGGGCCGGTGCCGGGACGCGGTGCGGGGAGGCCGAGATGGTGACCGTGCCGCGGGGCCGGCCGGTCAGCGGTCGAGCTCCGGGCAGAGGACCAGCCGCTTGCCGTGCAGCTCGCCCCGTTCCAGCCTGGCGTGCGCTTCGGCGGCGGCGGTCAGTGGCGCTTCCTCGATTGTCCGGCCGCGTAGCCCTCCGCCGGCGAGCAGCCGGTTGATGGTGCGGGACGCTTCGGCGAGTTCGACGGTGGTGGCGTGTGAGATGGTGAAACCGACGATCGAGGCGTCTTTCAGGTAGAGCGGGCCTGCCGGCAGCACTGGCCGCGTCCGCAGCCCGGCAAGCAGTACGACGCGGCCGCGAAAGGTGAGCAGATCGACCGCGGTCTCCAGATCGTTCTTCCCTGACGTGTCAAGGTAGACGTCGACTCCTTGTGGACAGACGTCCCGGATACGTTGTGGCAACGCCGGATCGCGGTAGTCGATGACCTCCGCCGCCCCCAGCGCCCGGCAGTACTGCTCGTCTTGCGCACTGGCGGTCGCGATGACACGGGCGCCGGCATCGGCGGCCAGCACGACCAGCGCGCCGCCGACGTTTCCGGCCGCGCCCGCGACCACAACCGTTTCTCCGGCCCGAAGCCGGCCATGCGTGAACAACGCGAGATAGGCGGTGCCGGCCGGATGCAGCACCGCGGCCGCGTCCGCCGCGCGAACGGAGCCCGGCAGGTGGTAGAGCCGGTCGACCGGTACGACCGCCTGTTCGGCGGCGGCTCCCTGACGGCCACCGTGGCCGAGGCTGTTACACCAGACCCGATCGCCGACGGCGAACCCCACCGCGCCAGGGCCGGTGGCCGCGACCGTGCCGACCAGGTCGCGGCCGATCACGAAGGGGAACTCGATCGGGGTGCGCCAGGCACCCGAGCGGACAAAGGTGTCCACCGGATTGACCGTGGTGGCCGTGACATCGACCAGCACGTCGGTCGGCCCCGGCTTCGGGGCGGCCAGTTCACCGGAACGAATGTTCTCGGCCGGGCCGAGTTGATCTATATAGGCTGCGTACACGTCCACATGCTGCCATGCCAGCACGCCCGGCATGGAGTACCCACCGGCCGGAATCCGCGACTTGACGTACCTTTCTTACGCTCTTTGACCGGTGTGCGGGTGCGCCAGCAGGCTTCTGGCCATGAACGGACCCGCATCAGGGGTGCGATCGAGCAGTGTTGACCTGGACGTCAGGGGGCGGTTTGCCCGTGCCGGGGACCGGTCTCGACAGGCCTGTTACCCGGCTGACGCACGGTAGCCGCGAACGAGAAGGCGGACATATGTTTCTGCAGCGCGTATGGAATCGGGGCATTCGGCTTGGCACGCTCTTCGAGCGCGCGGCGGCCAGGTATCCGGCGAACTTCGTGGTTCTCGATCACGATCTCGACATCGCACCCGAGGTCGGGCGCCGGATGACCGTGACCGAGATCGCGAACCTGATCGATGATTTCGCCTCCCGGTTCTGGGCCGCGAAGGTCCGGCCGGGGGAGCGGGTGGTCATCTACAAGTCCAATGGCTTCGACATCTCGATCCTGGCCTGCGCCATCGCGCGGATCGGTGCCGTTCCGGTGTTGTTGTCACCGAAGCTGGATGGTACGACGGTCGCCGAACTGGCCCGCCGGGTGGATCGGCCGTATCTGGTGACCGATCAGACCAAGCTCGAACAGGAGCTCCCGGATTCGGTCTTCGAACTCGTGGAGCGGGTACTGCTCACCTCGGGAAGCTATCCGAACGCGACGGAACTGCGGTCGTTCGCCGGGGTTGAACGGGTCCCCGCCGTCCAGATGCCTCCCGAGCACCCGACACTGATCACCCACACCTCCGGGACCACCGGTGTGCCGAAACTGGCCGTACACACCGGACGAACCTTCCAGGCGCGCTACCGGCCGCAGGCTTCCGTGGTCCGCCTCATCCGCAAACACGATCCCCTGGCGATACACGTTTCCTTCGTGCACTCGCGGATGTATACCGCCATGCCCATTGGGCTGCTGCAAGGATTCCCCCTTGTCATCCTGGCGGATGACGACCCGGTGACCGTGGGCGACATTTTCCAGCAGGTGCCACCCGGAGTGATCGAGGCCCACCCCAACTCGTTCATGCGCTGGGAAGAACTGGTCGACGATCCACGGGATGCCTTTGCCAACGTCAGGTTCTTCAGCAGTACGTTCGACGCTATTCATCCAAGGACGGTGCACCTCCTGCTCAGTGCGTCGCGTCGTAGGTCGCCGCAGTTCGTACAGATGTACGGGCAGAGCGAGGTAGGCCCCATCGCCGGGCGTACCTACAACAAGAAACGAGGTGCCGACGCCGACGGGCGCTGCGTCGGCAGGCCCTTCCCCGGTATGACCGGTGTACGGGTGGTGAGCCGCGACGGGAAACCGCCTTCGAAGTCCTCACCCGGCTACATCGAGGTTCGCAGCGATGGGCGGATCGTGACCTACCTGGGCGAACATGAACGTTACGAGAAGCAGGCCAACGACGGTTGGTGGCGGATGGGCGACGTCGGCTACCGCACGAGATGGGGTTGCTTGCATCTGCTCGATCGCGAAGTCGACGTGATCCAGGGGATCGGCAGCACCCTGGCGATCGAGGACGCGCTGTTCGCCAGGATGGAGGAACTGGTCGAGGTCATCGTCATTCCGGGCGGAAACGGGGCAGCGGTTCCGGTGGTGTGTACCAAGGACGACAAACCGTTGAACCAGAGTGCCTGGAAGGCCGCCGTGGCGAACCTCCCGGCGATGTCGGATCCGGTCCAATGGAGGCAGGCAGATCTGCCGCAGACCGCGACGGTCAAGATCAAAAGACTCGAACTGGCCAGGCGGCTGGGTTCGGGAACGCAGAGTGGCTGAACTCGTTTGGGTATGACTGTCCTCCAGGAACGGGGTGCTGGTATGCGCAGCAGTCAGGTCGAGGTCTGTATCGTCGGCGCCGGCCCCAGAGGGTTGTCCGTTCTGGAACGCCTGTGTGCCAACGAGCGGAAGAAGCCCGCACAATCCGCCCTGACCGTGCATGTCATCGACCCGTGTACTCCCGGAGCCGGCGCCGTGTGGCGCCCCGACCAGTCTCGCCACCTTCTGACGAACACCGTGGCGTCGCAGATCACGGTCTACACCGACGACAGTGCGCAGATCGAAGGACCGATCGAGCCGGGTCCCAGCCTGTACGAATGGGCCAAGGACATGGCCGCGCTTGGCCCGCAGGGCACCCCCGACGACGAGATCCTTGCCGAGGCCCGCAACCTTGGCCCGGACTGTTATCCCACGCGCGCCTTCTACGGGCGTTACCTCCACGACGGTTTCCACCGGGTGGTGCTGCACGCGCCGGAGCACGTCACCATCCACGTGCATCGGTCGCGCGCCGTCGCGATGGCCGACACCCAGGGCATCACCGGCGGCCCGCAGGGCATCCGGCTGGAGAACGGCACTCGGCTCAACCACCTGGATGCCATCGTCCTGGCACAGGGGCACGTATCGGCGGGGCTCACACCCCACCAGGAGAGGATCGCGAGCCTTGCCCGTATCCACCACCTCAGCTATCTCACCCCCGCCAATCCCGCCGACCTGGACCTGAGCACGATCGAACCGGGCGAGACGGTGCTGCTGCGTGGCCTCGGCCTGAACTTCTTCGATCATATGGCGCTGTTCACCGTGGGCCGCGGCGGATCGTTTGTCCGTGAGGGGAGACGTCTGGTCTATCGGTCGTCAGGACGGGAGCCCGTACTGTCCGCGAGCTCGCGTCGCGGCGTTCCTTACCACGCCCGTGGGGACAACGAGAAGGGCGCCTTCGGCAGGCACCGGCCCCGGCTGCTCACCGAAGAGTTCATCGCGGAGTTGCGTGGTCGCACCGAGGACGGTGAGCGGGTGAACTTCAGCGAGGATCTGTGGCCACTTATCGCCAAGGAGGTGGAGGGCGTCTACTACGGCGCCCTCCTTGCCTCCTATGGCCGCGAGGGCGACGGTGAGCGCTTTCTCGAGCGGTACCTGCCCCTGCCGGAAGGTACGCAACAGGCCCGGCTGCTGGCCGAGTACGGCATCGGCGCCGACGACCGATGGGACTGGGACCGGATCTCGATGCCCTATCGTGGACGCGAGTTCATCGACCGCGACGACTTCTGGTCGTGGCTGCTGGAGTACCTGGCAAGGGACGTCCACGAGGCGAAGGCCGGCAATCTCTCCAGCCCGCTCAAATCGGCGCTGGACGTGTTGCGGGACCTGCGCAACGAGATCAGGCTCGCGGTGGACCACGGTGGCCTGGATGGCAACTCGCACCGCGACGACCTGGAGGGCTGGTACACCCCGCTCAACGCGTTCCTTTCGATCGGCCCGCCCGCTTCCCGGATCGAGGAGATGATCGCGCTGATCGAGGCCGGAATCCTGGAGCTCACCGGGCCGGGCACGCTGATTCGCATCGACACCGGCGGACGCGCCTTCGTCGCCGAGTCCAGTCTGGTGCCCGGCCGCCCGGTGCGGTCGAGGATCCTCATCGAGGCCCGGCTGCCCGTACCCAACCTGTGCCGCACGTCGGACCCGCTGTTGCGCCACCTGCTCGATACCGACCAGTGCGCCCCCTATCGCATCGCCGGATCCTGCGGGGTCAGTTACGAGACCGGCGGGCTCGCGGTCACCGAGCGCCCCAACCGGCTCCTCGACGTGGAGGGCAGGGCTCATCCGCGGCGCTTCGCCTACGGAGTTCCCACCGAATCCGTGCACTGGGTCACCCAGGCCGGCATCCGCCCCGGGGTGGACTCGGTGACGCTGCGTGACTCGGATGCGATCGCCCGTGCGGTACTTGCCCTGCCCCCCGTCGCGCACGTGCCCGCCGCGGTGCGGCCGCCCGCGTCCGAAACGGATCTCACCGGCGTGATCGTATGACCGAGCAACCGTGAGGCGGCGGCCCTGTGCGGTCCGGCCGGCTACACCGGCCTCGCAGGGAGGCATGACAAACCTGACGAACCCCGATCCGGCCGATGGCCGGTGCGGAGGGTCGCTGAGAGGATCTGGACATGAATGCATCCATTATCGAACAATCGCCGCTTTTCGAGCTCAGGGCCGATCTGCCCGTCGCGGCCACACCGGATGAGGTCTATGCGGTGGTCAGCGACCTGACCCGCAGCGCGGAGTGGAGCCCGGAATGCAAAGGAGGAGAGTGGATCTCCGGTGAGCCGTCGACGGTCGGGGCGATCTTCCGTGGCGAGAACCTGCGTAGCGAAGAAGTGGTTTCCTGGGCTCCGCTGGTACGCGGCACGTGGTACACCGAGTCCAGGGTCGTCGCGGCCGAACCCGGTCGCACCTTCCGCTGGATGATGCTCTCCCATGCCAAGGAAAGCCAGGACAGCGTCTGGGGCTTCGACATCGAGGCCGCGGAGGACGGCTGCGTGC
Proteins encoded in this region:
- a CDS encoding aspartate aminotransferase family protein, which gives rise to MTVTAASTPVEADDLARSAGEHLWLHFTRHSSFADARVPVIVRGEGAYLWDSNGKRYLDGLASLFAVQVGHGREELAEAAARQTRQLAYFPLWGQAHPTAIELAERLANAAPGDLGRVFFTVSGGESVETAWKLAKQYFKVTGKPTKHKVISRSLAYHGTSQGALSITGIPAAKQDFEPLVPGSLRVPNTNFYRAPEHGDDYQAFGRWAADQIAQAIEFEGPDTVAAVFLEPVQNTGGCFPPPPGYFQRVREICDQYDVLLVSDEVICAFGRLGHEFGAARYGYQPDLITTAKGLTSGYAPLGAVLAGERLMEPFRHGTTTFMHGSTYGGHPVSCAVATANLELLERENLYEHVVSKEASLRSTLDKLRDLPIVGDIRGAGFFYGIELVKDKASKETFTDEESERVLRGHLSGALLEAGLYCRADDRAEPVIQLAPPLICDQPQFDEIEQILRDALTDAWTML
- a CDS encoding NADPH:quinone reductase; this translates as MPGVLAWQHVDVYAAYIDQLGPAENIRSGELAAPKPGPTDVLVDVTATTVNPVDTFVRSGAWRTPIEFPFVIGRDLVGTVAATGPGAVGFAVGDRVWCNSLGHGGRQGAAAEQAVVPVDRLYHLPGSVRAADAAAVLHPAGTAYLALFTHGRLRAGETVVVAGAAGNVGGALVVLAADAGARVIATASAQDEQYCRALGAAEVIDYRDPALPQRIRDVCPQGVDVYLDTSGKNDLETAVDLLTFRGRVVLLAGLRTRPVLPAGPLYLKDASIVGFTISHATTVELAEASRTINRLLAGGGLRGRTIEEAPLTAAAEAHARLERGELHGKRLVLCPELDR
- a CDS encoding class I adenylate-forming enzyme family protein, with translation MFLQRVWNRGIRLGTLFERAAARYPANFVVLDHDLDIAPEVGRRMTVTEIANLIDDFASRFWAAKVRPGERVVIYKSNGFDISILACAIARIGAVPVLLSPKLDGTTVAELARRVDRPYLVTDQTKLEQELPDSVFELVERVLLTSGSYPNATELRSFAGVERVPAVQMPPEHPTLITHTSGTTGVPKLAVHTGRTFQARYRPQASVVRLIRKHDPLAIHVSFVHSRMYTAMPIGLLQGFPLVILADDDPVTVGDIFQQVPPGVIEAHPNSFMRWEELVDDPRDAFANVRFFSSTFDAIHPRTVHLLLSASRRRSPQFVQMYGQSEVGPIAGRTYNKKRGADADGRCVGRPFPGMTGVRVVSRDGKPPSKSSPGYIEVRSDGRIVTYLGEHERYEKQANDGWWRMGDVGYRTRWGCLHLLDREVDVIQGIGSTLAIEDALFARMEELVEVIVIPGGNGAAVPVVCTKDDKPLNQSAWKAAVANLPAMSDPVQWRQADLPQTATVKIKRLELARRLGSGTQSG
- a CDS encoding FAD/NAD(P)-binding protein; the protein is MRSSQVEVCIVGAGPRGLSVLERLCANERKKPAQSALTVHVIDPCTPGAGAVWRPDQSRHLLTNTVASQITVYTDDSAQIEGPIEPGPSLYEWAKDMAALGPQGTPDDEILAEARNLGPDCYPTRAFYGRYLHDGFHRVVLHAPEHVTIHVHRSRAVAMADTQGITGGPQGIRLENGTRLNHLDAIVLAQGHVSAGLTPHQERIASLARIHHLSYLTPANPADLDLSTIEPGETVLLRGLGLNFFDHMALFTVGRGGSFVREGRRLVYRSSGREPVLSASSRRGVPYHARGDNEKGAFGRHRPRLLTEEFIAELRGRTEDGERVNFSEDLWPLIAKEVEGVYYGALLASYGREGDGERFLERYLPLPEGTQQARLLAEYGIGADDRWDWDRISMPYRGREFIDRDDFWSWLLEYLARDVHEAKAGNLSSPLKSALDVLRDLRNEIRLAVDHGGLDGNSHRDDLEGWYTPLNAFLSIGPPASRIEEMIALIEAGILELTGPGTLIRIDTGGRAFVAESSLVPGRPVRSRILIEARLPVPNLCRTSDPLLRHLLDTDQCAPYRIAGSCGVSYETGGLAVTERPNRLLDVEGRAHPRRFAYGVPTESVHWVTQAGIRPGVDSVTLRDSDAIARAVLALPPVAHVPAAVRPPASETDLTGVIV
- a CDS encoding SRPBCC family protein; protein product: MNASIIEQSPLFELRADLPVAATPDEVYAVVSDLTRSAEWSPECKGGEWISGEPSTVGAIFRGENLRSEEVVSWAPLVRGTWYTESRVVAAEPGRTFRWMMLSHAKESQDSVWGFDIEAAEDGCVLVHHFRMGRATAGIHKIVEELEETARERFVADWTAKLKQDLDETLEHIRDVIVTT